In Methanofastidiosum sp., one DNA window encodes the following:
- a CDS encoding thiamine pyrophosphate-dependent enzyme codes for MEAKDFDVQNIDISWCPGCGNFTLLRILKETFAELQIKPQDIAVISGIGQSSKTPHYFKTNTFHTLHGRAIPIATAVKSINPNLTVIAEGGDGDMYGEGGNHILHAIRRNPNITNIIHNNMVYGLTKGQASPTTMLGVKTTLQVEGVILEPFNPIAVAIALNASFVARAFVGDIEQTKEILKKAIAHKGYAIIDIFQQCPSFNKINTFEWFKQNTYYLDDKHDPKNRIEAFKKSIETEKLPLGIFYMNNRNSFEENIGLYNENKDPLCFRERESDKIQKFIDSKMR; via the coding sequence ATGGAAGCTAAAGATTTTGATGTACAAAATATCGATATTTCATGGTGCCCTGGATGTGGAAACTTTACATTATTAAGAATATTAAAAGAAACATTTGCAGAACTCCAAATAAAACCCCAGGATATTGCAGTTATTTCCGGAATTGGCCAGTCATCAAAAACCCCTCACTATTTTAAGACTAATACTTTTCACACATTACATGGACGAGCCATTCCGATAGCAACTGCAGTAAAGAGCATTAATCCGAATCTCACCGTAATAGCAGAGGGTGGAGACGGCGATATGTATGGAGAAGGTGGAAATCATATACTTCATGCAATAAGAAGAAATCCAAATATCACAAATATAATACACAATAACATGGTTTATGGATTAACTAAAGGGCAAGCCTCTCCTACTACAATGCTAGGCGTTAAAACTACCTTACAAGTTGAGGGCGTTATCCTTGAACCTTTCAATCCCATTGCAGTTGCAATAGCATTAAATGCTTCTTTTGTAGCCCGTGCATTCGTTGGAGATATTGAGCAAACTAAAGAAATACTAAAAAAAGCAATTGCCCATAAAGGCTATGCTATAATAGATATTTTCCAACAATGCCCATCGTTTAACAAAATAAACACATTTGAATGGTTTAAACAAAATACATATTATCTTGACGATAAACACGACCCGAAAAACAGAATTGAAGCTTTCAAGAAATCTATTGAAACTGAAAAATTGCCACTTGGAATTTTTTATATGAATAATAGAAATTCGTTTGAAGAAAATATTGGACTATACAATGAGAATAAAGATCCACTGTGCTTTAGGGAGAGAGAATCCGATAAAATACAGAAATTTATTGACTCTAAAATGCGTTGA